The Thermococcus eurythermalis genomic sequence TCAGCAGACGCCAGATTCTCATCTTGTTCTCCCAGTCTAAATTGGCAGTCGGCTCATCCGCAAAGAGGTATCTCGGCTTATTAGCTAAAGCCCTCGCGATTGCAATCCTCTGCATTTCTCCACCGCTCATGTGTTCGGGCAGTTTGTCCGCTAAGTGCTCCGCGTTGACCAGCTTCAACAGCTCCCTAGCTCTCTCTTCAGGATTTTTAATCTTCTTGGAGTATTTCATCGGAAGCAAAACGTTCTCCAGTCCCGTCAGGTACGGCACCAGGTAGAAGAACTGAAAGATTATCCCGAAGTTCTCCAGGCGATAGCGCCTAAGCTCCTTTTCCTTCATTTCCGTGATGTCCCTTCCATCAATGAGAACCCTGCCTTTGGTGGGCTTGTCAATGCCCGTCAGGATGTTGAGCAAAGTCGTTTTCCCGCTCCCAGAAGCCCCCGCTATAATGTAGAACTTCCCGTCCTCAAAGGTCAGGTTTATGCCCCGGAGTGCCCTAACTTTTCCGAATTCGTAAACCTTTTCGATATTATGAGCCTCAATCATTTTTATCACCTTAGACGTGACTGAGAGTGCCCCCCATCACCGCAACCTGGATTAGAAGGCCTATCAGGTAGCTGACCACGTCCCAGCGGTAACTGAAAAAGACCTCCCTCTGAATGTTGAAGAACTCGCGGACTATTCCAACACCGTCCCTCATTCCCACCAGAAGAAGTCAGCAGAAAGAACTTAAAAGAATATCGGAGGTATAGGCTCACTTGTTCATCATCAGCCTTATCCTCTCGGCGGCGTCCTTGGCCTTGTCCGAGATGTTGCTGAGGGTCCTCGCGATGTTGAGGATACACAGACCGGTTCCCCAGTCAAGCCTGTCCGAGTTCTCGAAGACGAGCCTCATCAGCTTCGTGTCGAGGCCGTCGATTTTGCTCTCAACCTCCTCAATGGCGCGAATCAGTTCATATTCCCTCGCTATTTCCTGTTCTGCAAAACCGCTCTCTATCACCCTGTCCATCTGCACTATGGCCTCGTAAACGAGCTTCGCCGCCTTGATGCTCTCAGTACCCATCTGGAGGACTACATCTTTTATTTCTTCGGGAATACCGCAGGGGCTCTTGACGAGGAGCCACTTGGCCGTGTCCTCGGCAGAATCGGCGACCTTGTCCTGCATGTGGAGGTATATGAGGACGTCCTCCCTAGCGACGGCCATCATGAGCTTTGAGCTCAAGGTGTCGCGGATTTCCTCCTTTATCCTGTCGGCGACGTCCTCAAGCCTGTCCACCTCGACGGCAAGCCTCTCCATCTCCTCCGTTTTCCCGTCGTGCCAGGCCTGGAGGGCCTTCTCAAGAGTTTCAACCGTCTGAATGACCACTTCCGCGTGCTTTATCAGGGGCTTGAACGGGCTCTTTGCGAAGAGCTTAGTCCACACCTGCATGGTATCACCCCACGATCATCAGGAGTTTGAAAATGGCCGCGCTTATCAGCCCAGCGACCGGGACGGTAACGAACCAGGAAATTATTATGTCCCTAACGATGTCTTTATTTATTGCCTTTACTCCCCTCGCAAGGCCTATTCCTATGACAGCTCCAACGACGGTGTGCGTCGTCGAAATCGGCATTCCGAGCCAGCTCGCGATGAGGACGACGGTTGCCGCTGAAAAATCTATAGTGAAGCCGCGGGTGTTCGTCAGTTCTGTTATCTTCTTGCCAACGGTCTCCATGACGCGGTAGCCGTATGTGGCGACGCCGACCGCTATGCCGAGACCACCGAGGGCCAAAATCCACCTCGGCACGGGCACCTTCATTCCGGCCAGCCCCATCGTGGCAACGGCGTAAACGGCCGCAACAGGGCCGATGGCGTTTGCGACGTCGTTGGCACCGTGCGCGAGGGCAACGTAGGCGGAGGTAATCACCTGTGCTTTCCTGAATATTGCCTCGACGCCAATGAACGGGTCACTGCTCGGGAAGCGGAGCCTTATCAGAAGGTAGGTCATTGCAAACACGACTACTCCCAGAGGAATGCCATACAGCAGAACTCCGGTCTTGAGGTCGTTTCCATGGAGAACCTTAAGATAGAACATAGTTCCGATCACGACAAACGCCATACCAATCCAGAAAGGCGACCATATCCGAGCACTCCTAACGGGGTCTCTCGTCTCGAAGATGCTCTTCGTGAACATCTTGAATATTAAATATGCCATTACGGCACCGACTATGGGCGAGAGAATCCAGCTGAGGACGACCTGGCCCATTTTGCCCCAGTTGACTATCTCAGTACCGGCGTAAACTATTCCATAGCCTGCTATTCCGCCTATGATGGAGTGTGTTGTCGAGACGGGCAGGCCAAACTTGGTGGCTATGATGAGCCAGATGGTCGCGGCCAGGAGCGCTGCCACGGAGCCATATATGAGGACGTTCGGGTCAGTTATCATAGACGGGTCGAGGATGCCCTTCCTAACCGTCTCGGTAACGCTCTTTCCAAAGAAATAGGCGCCAGCGAACTCAAGGACGCCGGCTATCACAACAGCCTGCTTCGGGGTTATAGCCTTTGCACCCACGGCCGTGCTCATCGAGTTAGCGGCGTCGTTCGCACCTATCGCCCAGGCCATCGCGAATCCAAGGGCAATCGTTATCAGCAACCAAGGGTCCATCAATCACCACCGGACTGGGCTGAGCACCCTACAATAAATATCTTGCCGCAGTAGAATATAGCCAGCTAAAGGTCTCTATATAGATGCAAATAGAAAAGAGAGAAGTCACTCGGAGACCTCAACGGGCTCAACGGTAATGTTCCCATCGGCCCCCATTCCCAACCTGACGTAGTGGTAGAAGCCTCCCTCATCATGCTTAGCGTAGAGGGGAGCCCCTCCTCCACCGGTTATGACGAAGTGGACGCCGTCATAGGTTCCGTTCCAGAAGATGTGGATGTGGCTGAAGATTCCGAACGCGTTGTACTCCCCCATCAGTGCAAGCAGTTCCTTGGCGCTTTCCTCGTCCATCGCGTGGTCGTGGCTATGCCTCGGGTCGTAGGGCGGGGCATGCATAACTATTACAGGCCTCTCACCACGCTCCTTAGCTATTTCAAGCTGTTCTTTGAGCCAGGCAAGCTGCTCCTCGGTGAGGCGGTAGCCGTTGTCTACGTTGTTGGCAAAGATGTAGCGGTAGCCCCCGAAGCTGAAGGCGTAGTCGGTCGGGCCGAAGTAGTAGTGGAAGATGCTGACGCCTTCTCCCTGATACTCGTGGTTTCCAACCGCTATAAAGACCGGCTTGTTCCAGCGCCAGACCTTCATGAGCTCGGCCCACTGGTAGATTGTTCCGGAGTAAACGAGGTCTCCGCCGTCTATGACAAAGGCCCCGTCCTCTTTGTTAATCTCTTCCATAATCTTGAGGAAGACTTCAGGGGGCTTTTCCCCGCTTCCCGGCCTGTGGTCTCCGAATGCGAGGACTTTGTAGCCAGAGACGTCCTTTGCAACTATGGAGAAGCCCGGCTCGTCAGTGGTGAACTTTATGGTAGTGTTGTCAACGACCTTCGTTCCCTCCGGAAGAACCATGAGCTTGGGGTTGACGTTTTCGAGGACGTAGGTGAGCGGGACGCCTTTCGGGTTCTCAATCTTAACGGTGACGTTGAAGCCGAGGGCCCTTAAGTAAATCGTCGTGCCGTTTACGAGCCTTATGAAACCACCGCTGACGGTGACGTTCTCACCCTTAACGACGCGCCAGTAGTAGTTGAAGGGCTCGTCGAAGAGGAGCTGGTGGAGTTCGTAGTACTCGTCATCGTCCGGGAACCCGTTAAAGTTCACGTCGCCGAGCTCCTTGAGGAGGACTCCCTCAAAGGACTTCGAGCGCACCACTGCGTTGCGGTCAACGGAAAGCGTTCCGTCTTTGAGGCCCTTCAGGAAGTAGAGCGACGCGCCTACCCCGGCCCTGCTCGTTCCCGTGATGACCATCATTGAGCCATTTTCGGAGTTCATGACAGCCACCACACCGAGCCAGGGGCCTGGTAGGTGGGTCCCCTGCTTGTAGGCGATGTAGCCAAAGGGCTCAAGCTCCTGAACCTGGAGTGATTTCCCGAAGAGGAGCCTCGACTTAATCGCGTCTCCGGGGGAGAGAACGGCTATTCCGCTCCCCTCAAAGGCAGAGAACGGCTCGACCTTTGCGTCCGGGAAGTAGTGCTTCACGAGGTCGGCGTAGCCGTCGCTGACGTAGAAGGTCTCGTTGAAGAATTTCCACCAGGCTCCAACAACCTTTCCAGTGGGATGCTGGGAGAAATCGATTCCAGCTACCGTTGAGGTTGAAGTCGTTGAGCCCTCGTCAGAGCCAGAACCAAGGCACCCGGCCGATAAGACAACAAGGATTAACACAAGCCCAAGCAACCGCTTCATACAACCACCATTAAAAACGCGCCGGCGAACCTTAAAAGCGTGAAGGTTTAAATAGGACGCTCCCCAAGAACTAAGCGGTGATACCATGTTCGTAGGCCACTACCAGGACGTCCCCGAGAAGGACACCGGTTTTGAGGGCGTAACGATAAGGTGGCTCGTTTCTCCGAAGCTCGGCGCCAAGAACTTCGCGATGCGCTACTTCGTCCTCAAGGAGGGCGCCGAAATCCCGATACACCAGCACGACTGGGAGCATGAAATCTTTATCGTTAAGGGAGAGGGCATAATAACCAACGGGAAGGAGGAGTACCACGTTAAGGAGGGCAACTTCCTCTACGTCCCGCCCAACGAGCCCCACGGCTACAAGGCCCTGAGCGACACCCTGGAGTTCCTCTGCCTCATCCCCGCCAAGAAGGAGGCCATCCCAGAAGACGAGTGGTGATTCTTCTCATTCTCCGAGCCATTCCCTGTTCTTCTTTATTAACAAAAGGCAAAAGAAAACTTATTCAAGAGCGCCAAGCAGGTATGTCGCGGTGGCGCGGGTGACCTTCGCCTTCACGAGCTCACCAGCCTCTCCTGAGTCGAGTATTACCTCCTTGTAGTTGAACGTCCTGCCCTCGACTCCGCCCTTTTCGCCCGGCCCGTGGACGAGGACTTCGACGGTCTTTCCGATGTAGGCCTCGTTTATCTCGTGGGCTATCTGGAGGCGGAGCCTGTGGAGGAGCCTTGAGCGCTCCTTGGCCTTCCAGCCCGGTATCTGCTTCCACCTCGCCGCTATCGTGCCGGGCCTTGCAGAATAGCGGGAGACGTTTACCTTGTCGGGCCTCACGCGCTTGATGAGCTCGACCGTGTTCTGGAAGGCCTCGTCTGTCTCCCCGGGGAATCCGACGATTATGTCAGTGTTGAGGTTCAGCCCGGGAACTTTCTTCCTGAACTCGCTGACTATCTCCTCGAACTCCTCCACCGTGTAGGTCCTGCCCATCTTCCTCAAAACTTCGTTGTCCCCGCTCTGGACTGGAAGATGGAGGAACTTGTAGACCTTTTCGTCCTGATAAGCCTCAATGAGCTCGTCGAGGAACTCGAGGACATGGTTGGGATTCATCATGCCGACCCTGACGCGGAAGTCACCTTCAATGGCCGTTATCTCATCGAGGAGCTTTGCCAAATTAGTTCCAATGTCAAAGCCATAACAGCCGGTGTCCTCGCTGGAAAGCTGTATCTCCTTATAACCTCTCGCCAGAGCTTCCTTTACCCACTTGACGACTAGCTCGGGTTTGTAGCTCTTGAGGACTCCCCTGGCGAAGCGTGTCGCACAGTAGGTGCAGGCGTTGAGACAGCCCTCACTTATCGGCACAACGAAGGCCACGCCGGACTTCCAGAGGCGCGGGAGCTCAAGCTTGTCGGGATTTCTCTCGCGCCAGCCCTCGACGCTCACGAGCTTTCCGCCATGCTCCGCGGTTTCAACGGCTTCAGCTATCCTGTCTATGCTCTTGACCCCGAGGATTCCGGAAACGCGAGGGTCTATGACGTCCGGATTGACGTGGACGAGACAGCCGGTGACTATGACCTTCTTTCCAGAGTCGAGGAGCTCCCTTATGCGCCTCGCCATCTTGACCTCTGTCGGGTCTTTCACGGCGCAGGTGTTCACAACGACGTAGTCCGCACTCTCAGGAGTCTCGGCTAGCTCGTAGCCCGCACTGAGGAGGAGCGCTTCCATTATCTCGCCGTCTGCCTTGTTCCTCGTGCACCCGTAGCTCTCGACGTGAACCCTGACCATCGGGCCAGGCTGGGCCGAGGTGTTTAAAAAGGGTGCGGTTCAGAAGTGGGAAATTGCATCAGCAAAGACGTGTCATAAGCTTCACTATAAGATAAGAAGTAGAAGAGGAAAAAGCCATCACTCGATGACCGAGGCGAAAGCGAACTTCCTCTTGACGGAGTTAATCACAATCTCAACTTCGTCCCCGACCTGGGTGTTCGGGACGAATATAACGAAGCCCTGAATCTTGGCGATTCCATCGCCGCCCTTTCCAAGGCTCTCGATCTTGACAGTGTAGCGCTCTCCAACCTTAACCGGGGCTTCGCTCCCGTAGTCCCTTCCATATCCACCAAATCTATCTCCGTACATACACAACACAACCTTTCCATTTTCGGAACCTTCTCGAAAGACTCCGAGAAGAGTCCCATTGGGGAGTTAGCTGGAGGGTATATAAAGGTTTGCATTGAGAGCCGGCATCATTCTGGCCAACAGGTATTTCACGGATTCATAATGAACATCAGACCGTAAGTTCTCCACATGCAAAGCAAGGACCGAGAACAAACTCAAACGCTTCGTTGAAAACCCCTGGTTCAGTAAAAGCGGTTCAAAAAACGCCTTTTAACCTCAATAATGGAAAGTCAAGTGTACAGAAAAAGGATTTGACAAAAATAAGAACGATTTAGACCTTTCACACTGCTCCCTTTTTAAATTTCAGCGGCTTTGACGTATGCTTTCAAGGCACTCTGAAATTAGTTAAATAAATCTGCTTTAATTAATAAAAAAAAGAAAACAAATTCGTGTTTAGTAAATTCCGTAATATTTTTATGCTTTTGTTTACCTTATTGGTTAAAATAATCAGAACTTTACAGAACGTATTGTTAGAAACTGTTGGTTGTACATTTCTGGTTGTAAAAAGGCTTTTATCCTGCCCAAAGTATCTATGAATGAACACATTTGGAGGAATGTACAATGTTGTGGGAGTCCCAGATCCCCGTAAACCAGGTGTTTGAACTCCGTTGCAGGGCCCTGACATACTTCGGCGTGGGGGCCATCAACAGGTTCTACGACATAGCCAAGAACCTTAAGGAAAACCGCGGCATAACCAAGGTCATTCTCGTTACCGGAAGAAGCTCGTACAAGAAGTGTGGCGCCTGGGACGTTGTGAAGCCGGCCCTTGAGGAATACGGCATTGAGTACGTTCACTACGACAAGGTCGGCCCGAACCCAACCGTTGACATGGTCGACGAAGCCGCCCAGCTCGGTAGGGAATTCGGGGCACAGGCCGTCATTGGCATCGGTGGTGGAAGTCCGATTGACACCGCCAAGGGCGTTGCAATTCTGCTTGAGTACACCAACAAGACCGCCAGGGACCTTTACGAACTTAAGTTTACCCCGATGAAAGCGAAGCCCATCATAGCGATAAACACAACCCACGGAACCGGAACCGAGGTTGACAGGTTCGCAGTGGCTTCGATTCCAGAGAAGGAGTACAAACCGGCCATAGCCTACGACTGTATCTACCCGCTCTACTCGATTGATGACCCTGCCCTCATGACCAAGCTCCCAGCCGACCAGACGCGCTACGTAACCATTGATGCTCTCAACCACATTACTGAGGCAGCCACCACCAAGGTCGCCAGCCCGTACTCGATACTCCTTGCCCAGGAAACGGCAAGGCTGATATTCGACTACCTGCCTGAAGCTCTGAACCACCCGGACAACCTGCAGGCCAGGTACTACCTGCTCTACGCCTCCGCAATTGCGGGGATAAGCTTCGACAACGGCCTGCTCCACCTGACTCACGCCCTCGAGCACCCGCTCAGCGCAGTAAAGCCGGAGCTTCCACACGGACTCGGTCTCGCCATGCTTCTGCCAGCGGTTATCAAGCACATCTATCCCGCCACCGCCAGGATACTCGCCGAGGTTTACAGGCCTCTCGTCCCAGAAGCCAAGGGGGTTCCAGGGGAAGCCGAACTCGTGGCGAAGAAGGTTGAGGAGTGGCTCTTCAACATCGGTATAACCGAGAAGCTCACCGACGTTGGATTCAGCGAGGAGGACGTTGACAAGCTCACCGAGCTGGCTATGACGACGCCAAGCCTAGACCTGCTTCTTTCGCTCGCCCCCATTGAGGCCACCAAAGAGAGAATCGCGGCCATATACAGGGACTCACTGTACCCACTGAACAGATGATACCGCAGGTGATACCCCTTATTCTTTTTTCTTCGTGCAAAGCCCGAACTTCTGCAATATCATATCCCGTTCTAAACCTTTAGTTCAAA encodes the following:
- a CDS encoding ABC transporter ATP-binding protein — translated: MIEAHNIEKVYEFGKVRALRGINLTFEDGKFYIIAGASGSGKTTLLNILTGIDKPTKGRVLIDGRDITEMKEKELRRYRLENFGIIFQFFYLVPYLTGLENVLLPMKYSKKIKNPEERARELLKLVNAEHLADKLPEHMSGGEMQRIAIARALANKPRYLFADEPTANLDWENKMRIWRLLREINEKEGVTVIASTHEREFFEFADVLIILRDGEVHEVKSNP
- a CDS encoding TIGR00153 family protein; translation: MQVWTKLFAKSPFKPLIKHAEVVIQTVETLEKALQAWHDGKTEEMERLAVEVDRLEDVADRIKEEIRDTLSSKLMMAVAREDVLIYLHMQDKVADSAEDTAKWLLVKSPCGIPEEIKDVVLQMGTESIKAAKLVYEAIVQMDRVIESGFAEQEIAREYELIRAIEEVESKIDGLDTKLMRLVFENSDRLDWGTGLCILNIARTLSNISDKAKDAAERIRLMMNK
- a CDS encoding inorganic phosphate transporter — translated: MDPWLLITIALGFAMAWAIGANDAANSMSTAVGAKAITPKQAVVIAGVLEFAGAYFFGKSVTETVRKGILDPSMITDPNVLIYGSVAALLAATIWLIIATKFGLPVSTTHSIIGGIAGYGIVYAGTEIVNWGKMGQVVLSWILSPIVGAVMAYLIFKMFTKSIFETRDPVRSARIWSPFWIGMAFVVIGTMFYLKVLHGNDLKTGVLLYGIPLGVVVFAMTYLLIRLRFPSSDPFIGVEAIFRKAQVITSAYVALAHGANDVANAIGPVAAVYAVATMGLAGMKVPVPRWILALGGLGIAVGVATYGYRVMETVGKKITELTNTRGFTIDFSAATVVLIASWLGMPISTTHTVVGAVIGIGLARGVKAINKDIVRDIIISWFVTVPVAGLISAAIFKLLMIVG
- a CDS encoding metallophosphoesterase family protein — protein: MKRLLGLVLILVVLSAGCLGSGSDEGSTTSTSTVAGIDFSQHPTGKVVGAWWKFFNETFYVSDGYADLVKHYFPDAKVEPFSAFEGSGIAVLSPGDAIKSRLLFGKSLQVQELEPFGYIAYKQGTHLPGPWLGVVAVMNSENGSMMVITGTSRAGVGASLYFLKGLKDGTLSVDRNAVVRSKSFEGVLLKELGDVNFNGFPDDDEYYELHQLLFDEPFNYYWRVVKGENVTVSGGFIRLVNGTTIYLRALGFNVTVKIENPKGVPLTYVLENVNPKLMVLPEGTKVVDNTTIKFTTDEPGFSIVAKDVSGYKVLAFGDHRPGSGEKPPEVFLKIMEEINKEDGAFVIDGGDLVYSGTIYQWAELMKVWRWNKPVFIAVGNHEYQGEGVSIFHYYFGPTDYAFSFGGYRYIFANNVDNGYRLTEEQLAWLKEQLEIAKERGERPVIVMHAPPYDPRHSHDHAMDEESAKELLALMGEYNAFGIFSHIHIFWNGTYDGVHFVITGGGGAPLYAKHDEGGFYHYVRLGMGADGNITVEPVEVSE
- a CDS encoding cupin domain-containing protein, with protein sequence MFVGHYQDVPEKDTGFEGVTIRWLVSPKLGAKNFAMRYFVLKEGAEIPIHQHDWEHEIFIVKGEGIITNGKEEYHVKEGNFLYVPPNEPHGYKALSDTLEFLCLIPAKKEAIPEDEW
- a CDS encoding tRNA (N(6)-L-threonylcarbamoyladenosine(37)-C(2))-methylthiotransferase, coding for MVRVHVESYGCTRNKADGEIMEALLLSAGYELAETPESADYVVVNTCAVKDPTEVKMARRIRELLDSGKKVIVTGCLVHVNPDVIDPRVSGILGVKSIDRIAEAVETAEHGGKLVSVEGWRERNPDKLELPRLWKSGVAFVVPISEGCLNACTYCATRFARGVLKSYKPELVVKWVKEALARGYKEIQLSSEDTGCYGFDIGTNLAKLLDEITAIEGDFRVRVGMMNPNHVLEFLDELIEAYQDEKVYKFLHLPVQSGDNEVLRKMGRTYTVEEFEEIVSEFRKKVPGLNLNTDIIVGFPGETDEAFQNTVELIKRVRPDKVNVSRYSARPGTIAARWKQIPGWKAKERSRLLHRLRLQIAHEINEAYIGKTVEVLVHGPGEKGGVEGRTFNYKEVILDSGEAGELVKAKVTRATATYLLGALE
- a CDS encoding TRAM domain-containing protein is translated as MYGDRFGGYGRDYGSEAPVKVGERYTVKIESLGKGGDGIAKIQGFVIFVPNTQVGDEVEIVINSVKRKFAFASVIE
- a CDS encoding iron-containing alcohol dehydrogenase, whose amino-acid sequence is MLWESQIPVNQVFELRCRALTYFGVGAINRFYDIAKNLKENRGITKVILVTGRSSYKKCGAWDVVKPALEEYGIEYVHYDKVGPNPTVDMVDEAAQLGREFGAQAVIGIGGGSPIDTAKGVAILLEYTNKTARDLYELKFTPMKAKPIIAINTTHGTGTEVDRFAVASIPEKEYKPAIAYDCIYPLYSIDDPALMTKLPADQTRYVTIDALNHITEAATTKVASPYSILLAQETARLIFDYLPEALNHPDNLQARYYLLYASAIAGISFDNGLLHLTHALEHPLSAVKPELPHGLGLAMLLPAVIKHIYPATARILAEVYRPLVPEAKGVPGEAELVAKKVEEWLFNIGITEKLTDVGFSEEDVDKLTELAMTTPSLDLLLSLAPIEATKERIAAIYRDSLYPLNR